In Procambarus clarkii isolate CNS0578487 chromosome 6, FALCON_Pclarkii_2.0, whole genome shotgun sequence, one DNA window encodes the following:
- the LOC138354472 gene encoding zinc finger protein 665-like, translated as MQSSEEKTFPQTAPIIKKMKTHQCPECGKVFTRLGDMKTHMLVHSGEKPHNCPECGKRFSRLGHMKTHMLVHSGEKPHNCPECGKRFSRLGHMKTHMLVHSGEKPHKCPECGKVFTRLDHMKTHMLVHSGEKPHNCPECGKRFSRLGNMKTHMLVHSGEKPHKCPECGKVFTQLSYMKTHMLVHSGEKPHNCPECGKRFSRLGNMKTHMLVHSGEKPLKCPECGMRFSQVGIMKIHMLVHSGEKPHKCRECGTRFRHRQSMKTHMLVHSGEKPHKCPECGKVFTKLSDMKTHMLVHSGEKPHNCPECGKRFSRLGNMKTHMFVHSGEKPHKCPECGKRFRHRQSMKTHMLVHSGEKPHKCPECGMRFRHLKSMKTHILMHSGEKPHKCPECGKRFRHLKNMKTHMMMHIARRPFECDECGRRFRDRGSIISHMLVHTVERPFECDECGRLYKSRNGIKAHVLVHLNDKPS; from the coding sequence atgcagtcatccgaggagaaaaccttcccacaaactgcacctatcatcaagaagatgaagactcaccagtgtccagagtgtgggaaggtatttactcgtcttggagatatgaagactcacatgttagtgcattcgggtgaaaaacctcataattgtccagagtgtgggaagaggttcagtcgtcttggacatatgaagactcacatgttagtgcattcgggtgaaaaacctcataattgtccagagtgtgggaagaggttcagtcgtcttggacatatgaagactcacatgttagtgcattcgggtgaaaaacctcataagtgtccagagtgtgggaaggtatttacTCGTCTTGATCATATgaagactcatatgttagtgcattcgggtgaaaaacctcataattgtccagagtgtgggaagaggttcagtcgtcttggaaatatgaagactcacatgttagtgcattcgggtgaaaaacctcacaagtgtccagagtgtgggaaggtattcactcAACTTTcatatatgaagactcacatgttagtgcattcgggggaAAAACCTCATaattgtccagagtgtgggaagaggttcagtcgtcttggaaatatgaagactcacatgttagtgcattcgggtgaaaaacctctcaagtgtccagagtgtgggatgaGGTTCAGTCAGGTTGGAATTATGAAgattcacatgttagtgcattcgggtgaaaaacctcataagtgtcgagAGTGTGGGACGAGGTTCAGACACCGtcaaagtatgaagactcacatgttagtgcattcgggtgaaaaaccgcataagtgtccagagtgtgggaaggtattcactAAACTTTcagatatgaagactcacatgttagtgcattcgggtgaaaaacctcataattgtccagagtgtgggaagaggttcagtcgtcttggaaatatgaagactcacatgtttgtgcattcgggtgaaaaacctcataagtgtccagagtgtgggaagaggttcagacaCCGtcaaagtatgaagactcacatgttagtgcattcgggtgaaaaacctcacaagtgtccagagtgtgggatgaGGTTCAGACATCTtaaaagtatgaagactcacatcttaatgcattcgggtgaaaaacctcataagtgtccagagtgtgggaagaggttcagacaCCTtaaaaatatgaagactcacatgatgaTGCACATTGCTAGAAGACCTTTTGAGTGTGAtgagtgtggcagaaggtttAGAGATCGTGGCTCTATAATaagtcacatgttagtacatacaGTAGAAAGGCCTTTTGAGTGTGATGAATGTGGCAGATTATATAAGTCACGTAACGGTATAAAAGCACACGTGTTAGTGCATCTGAATGATAAACCTTCATAA